AGGGCCGGGCGCTCGCCAGGGCGGGGGGAGCCCCATCTCACCGGGGTCGCGGGCCAGAGCCAGGATTTCTCCAGCCCCCCATTGGGCTAATTCCCCGCGAGGAACCAGGTCCTGCGTCTTCGGGGAGCAGTTAGAAACGAAGAATTGCAGAACCGGCTGCAACTTGCTCTCAAATACGTAAAGCCATGATGGAGGTGGTGCCAAAATGGGCGCAGACGGTGACAGGACAGGCCGGGGAGCCACGGGGCCTTCCCCACGTCTCGTTCCTCCCCTGTGAGCTGCCGCCCCGGGTGGTGCCGGCTGGCCGGGGGCCCTGGGCGATGGGATGGCCACAGCTCGGCCTCCTCGCCGGGCAGTGATGCTCACCCCGAGGGCTGGGGTCCGTCACCCATTTTACCGGGACCAGGTAAAAGGCCCTCGCAGGGCGGCCATGGGGACCACGGCAGGGCCGGGGCGAGGCCGCTGTCGCCATTGCTCCCGCCAGGCCGCCCGCACCGCGGATCAGCAGTCATGGCAGCACTTCACGTTTCCCGAGCTGGACCCCAGCTCCTGGCAGGCCCTGCCTCGCCCTGGGCGGCTCCTCATGCCCAGGCTGCCATGTGCCCACCGCCGCCAAGGCCCGGCCGCCCCAGGCCCCTCTCCGGCCGTGGTGACCGCGGACACCGGCTGCGGGAACAGGGAGGTCGCGGCCCAGCTTCCCCTCGCGAGCGCTGGCTCAGTCCTGTGCTCTCCGACAGCTTCTCCACGTGCTTCTCGACCGAGTTAACCACTCATCCGCCCACCCAGGGCGCAGCCGGGCTCCGAGCATTGCCAATGCCCCCAGTGCTGTTCGCTCATGGCCCCGGGCCTGGGTGTTTCCCAGGCTCGGCGTCCGTCACCCCGGCCTTGGGTCACAGCTGACGTGAGCCAGCACCTTGCTCGGTGCTTCCCCAGCTGCGCCAGCGCAAAGCATGGCACCGCTCTGCCGGACGAGCCCCGCAGGCTCCTGGCGGGACCTCTGCCACCATCCCAGGCCAGGGAGGGCCGAGGGGTCCGCGGGAGCGACGCGGCAGAGCGCAACTCCCAGCACTAACAGCATCCTCCAGCCCCCACCTCGGAGCCCAGCTCTCCCTGCTTAATTAGGGAGCCTCCCGCCCCCGCAGAGGTGCAGCCCCCGCCCCAGCCCAGCGGGACTCCCGACAGCGCGAGGCCTTGATTAGCTCTTCCTTTTAATTAGTCTCATTCAGAGGTGTTGCTTCCTTCAACCTTGGgctgcctttgctttctctttccggCCTGTTAACTAGAGCTAGACAATCCCCGCTCCCCGCTGCAGCTGCTTCAGCCGCCCTTCCCCACGCTTCAGGCAAACCACTATTTCCTACAAGCCTGGTGGGAAAAACAAGGCCTGGTTTCCTACCAAAAGCAGCAGGCCCTGGAAAGGCCAttaccaagtgccttttttggggtgggggcgATACTTACTGCCTCTCTGCCTGTAGAAGGGCTGATGTCCTGCAAGTGGCAAGCTTCCCTTAGGGCCTCTcttcttcatccagccactgatTTCACGGGAACCCGAAAGTCTGCACTTATTCCGGGGACCTCTGGCCCCATCGTATCTggctgcagctggccagcagGTTCAAAAGTTATTAGGGAGACAGTTTGAGAGAGCGCAGAAGTCAGGTCGGATCTCAAAAGGTGTTGCACAGCTGGGACACTACCAGCAGCTAGCTTCCTCAGCTGAAATCACACACCAAAGGTTGTGACCAGAGGAGAAAGAGGATGAGGGAAAAGTAACAACAGCTCTGCATTTCTGCTCACCGGTGCACACACGAGGGCCGAGCATGCGCTATGATCAACACTGGCAGCCAAGTGCATGGCTGGATCTTTAGAAGGCACTAAGCATTTCCCTAGAGCAGTGATTTGCACCTAGAGTCTGCATCCCCAAGTGTCTAAGGCATTTCCAGGGATCTCTGGGGAAGATAAGGCTCTCGCACAGATAAACAGCTGCTATGATTGCCAGAAAATTCTCCAAGATCCCCCATCACAGTGAAAACTTCTGCATATGCTAAACACTGGGCTCCAGGCAACCAGCTCACTGTCTTCTCACCTCATGGATCTTCCCATGCGAATCCCTGCCCAAGTAGCAAATACCACAAAAACCACTGAACCACTTTCCACCAGCTATGCGAGTGTGATGAGGAGACCACAGCCAGGCCTCTCCCAGCTGCACTGCACCCGCCCAAGGACTTTCTCCTCTAAAGAGAAGCGAAGCAACATGCCCTGTACTGGAGGGGATCACCTGGCACCTGGCCAACAACAGCGCGCAGCAGCCGAGACACCAGCACAGCTTGTGGGTCTCTAGTGCTCTGGGACCTGTGCCTGATGCCTGCTTGCCTTTAGGGGAAGAGTAGAGCACATCCTGCAACCCACCAGGTCCATGTGCCAAGGCCGTTTTACCAAAGGAGCTGCCTCTTCCCATCATGTTCTAACCTTGTCTGCAGATATAATTGCATAAAGACTGCTGTATTCATACAGGATTCATATCATTGAACAGATGGCTAAGCTCACAACATGATTATTATACACTAAAATTCTTCCTGTAAGACCCAATTCCAGGGCAATGATGCAACAAGCAAACCTCAGTTGATCCCACTTCAATATAAATCCCAACCTCTGAATAACTACCCCTCTCAGCTTGCTAGGTAAGATTACAAGAAACCATTTGGCAACCATTTTTCTAAATGCTGTGCTTTGTTTGGCATTTAGTTTCCatcagcagcttaaaaaaaaatcagtaacaaataCTACAGTCTTGGCAGCCATCAGGTTGCAGACAGAATTTAATAACTATTTTCCTTCTTCCACAAATATCAGTACTTGACCTAAGATAAGTTGGATGAGCTGCATGCCAAATCCCCTTTAAGGGTGAGGATCACTACAAAGACTTGAAGGgtaaatgctgcttttcctgtgaaagaaaaactaaaagatACTATAAAATATACCGCAGTGCCTTTAACTATGGTGACATACAACACAGGACTGTAAAGTACATCGAATCCCTAATTAGCCAAATGACTCTTACCCAGAGTAAATTTCAAGGTTTATTTTGTGGATCCAAATCCCTTTTTGTAATTTATTCTCAGTGTCAGTCTCTGTTTGCCTTTATAGCTTACACAGAACTGTAGACTGGacaggaaagagatttttcttgcAGTTTCTTGCAGCTTTCTAATCTTTTGATTATTCCAATTGCCTTACAAATATCATGAAGTCACCAATAGGGCTTCCTATACACACTTTAGTTCTTGTAGTTAAGTGGGGTAACTTTGGATTTTGCACATTACCATTTTTGTATCAGTGATACTTTAACTTGTAGTATTCAAATTACCTGTTTCATTCTTTGCTCTGGGCAGATCAGATATATCCAACATATTTGTCTAACCAATCCATCGCCTGTAGAGATAAATAAACCCTTATGCTTCCTATGGCATCTCCACCAATATGCTGTTTACTTTGGCCATTCCCCAGCAGACAAAACAACTGTTCATCACCCTCTTTGTAAcaattacacacaaaaaaatcattttgaatcaGAGAATACAACTGGCAGAAGCTGTCAAGAATTCAACTAACATAACCCCTCTATTCCAGTGCCAAGTCTAGCTACCAGTAATTCCTGAGAGATGCATGTCTAGCTTGTTCTGAATACAAGAGATTCTGCAACTTCCTACAGAATTCTAGTTCAGCCCTTTACTATCTTTACTGAAAGTTTTTATTAGTCAAACCTAAATCTTCCATCCTACACCTTAGCCTTATTACTTCTACATACCAAAACCCAGAATTCACTCCTTCCCCAGAGTATCCTAGCCACTCGGCTACAGTGACAAAGTCCCACTTGTGCTCTCTCCTTGCCCTACAAGTCTTGCCTACATTGCTAGAAGTGTAGAAAGTTGTCTTAAGAGGAAATACATATGTGAAAGCTTCAGACCAAAGCCATGAGCTCTGGATCTCCGATTGGCTGGACAAGTTCAACAATTATGAGGCTATTACATAAATCTTGGGCACAATCacagccttttttccccataaCATAACATAAAGCCGTTCCAAATGCACTACACAAAGAGCCTGTGTGTCCTTAACTGTACTGGAGTATTCATAGATAATGAAACACGAGCATGCAAGTGAGGCACAGAGCCCAAGCACGCAAACCTCTCCAGTTCTGTGGCAGAGCTCTAATTTCCCTATCATGCTCTCACAAACAGACTTTGAGGAGGCAGGACCCACTAAGCAGGTTCAACTTTTGTTCTTCAGAGTTTGACAATGGCTGTTCTTCATCCTATTAGGTGTGTTTATACACTCTAAAATATTCAGCCCCATTTGGATTGATCttacaacaaatatttaaatacattccAATTCGTCTTTTCCCCTTTAAAGGAAGGTACAAGGTTTGCTCTTCTCCAGTCATTTGAGACCTAACTCCATCCCCTCAGAGTTCACAAAAAAGTGCTTTGGCTAGTACCTTTAATATTCAATCATAAGTCTTCTTTGAACATTATTTAACAACCTCTTTCCTTTAGCCCATGCACCCCTCCCTTATCAAATTTTAGTAAAACTAGTTATGATCAACACTTTCTGCTGAAAACTAAGCAAAAGCGTATTCACCACTATTGCTTCACCCGCTATTTATTCTGTTGTTAAACAATGCACATAAGCTTTCCCCTCTTTCCCTTAACTTTTAATATGCAAAACAATTTATTAGGGATTCTAACTAAAATTCTTTTTGTGTCCTAGGTTTCCTGATTTCATCTCTATCAATGTATGACATGAATGTATCCTAAGCCTTATAGCCCTGTCTTCCTTTCCACACGTTTCCTTTATTTCAAAGTTCTGGATGACAGCATACTAGTCTTTGATTACCTCCTACACTGGGGTAGTTATCTGCTTGGTCATTTAGATTTTTCATCTGCCCTCTTTCCTGAACTTTTTCAGCTTAAGATTTGCCATCTATCAGTATGTTCAAACAACATTCTGACACATTTAGCCTAAACTGAAGATGGGAGATAAGAGATTCCTAAGGATTCCCTGAAGACACTGACACAAGCATTTGGGATCACTTTCATTGAAGAGGCCACACTTACCTTTAGTAGATGATTAAACAGTATTTTATCATAAGGAATATATTAAAAGCTATTTAGTCACTGAGTCAACATTTGTTTCTTACATCTGAACAAGATAATAAAACTTATTTTGCTATGTACATATGCTTTTCTTTACTGTGGTTAAAACCATCCTAACTATTTTTCACTACCTGAAGCCAAATGAGTCCCAGGAGTATTTCTCCTCAAATCTAGAGAACACTGCTTGGATACATCCCTTCACAGCACTGTAAGCACTGCATAAATGCTTCAGAAATTCAGTCAGAGAACTTTCAAACATGAATGTAGTAAAAATTACTCATATTCAGGCCTGAACATATCTGCATTTCAGTTGTCTTCAGCTCAAAAAACCTGGAAAAGAACTAAAGTAATCCTACGAAACTACATGTGCAGAGTCAACTAAATTCGTAATGGGGTGAAAAAATCCGTAACTGTTATAGAGCTCTGAAAGCAAAGGAGACTTTAACTGAGTATGAAAAAAGGCATTGACTACAGCTTTCTCAGCACAAGAttatataaaaaatacagcattttgccTGTTTTTATAGAGCTACTCCATAAAAAATTTCTAAAGTTTGATTTCCATGCAAGTTTACTCATTATTCTGAATCTTGATAATAAAAGCATATTAACATACTCCAACTCAAATAAGAATCCCATTTCACTTAATCTTAATTTACGACATTTCATCACACCAAAGTATGTTCACTGACAGTGAACAGTGCTAAATAAACCTTCTATTTTTAATGGCTTGAAAATCATGAACACAGAATATACAATGGGACAATCTTAGGCTGCCTTAAATTCCAATACATTTGCTGTTTAATTTGGTGTGATATGGGCTTACTGGACTACACATAGGAAATCTCAGGTAAGCACACTCAGCAACTATTATGGACATGTACTTTTTTTTGTTCTGGAACGTAAAAATTTAAGTGGCTTACTCTGAAAGCCTGCTTTACCTTGTGCAGAAAGCATTTGAAACCTGCCCTGAATGCCTCAACATGAAGAGGTACAAAATACTGGAAGCGAGTTCTGATACTAATTCTAGTTTGTTATTTCTTAGCTACCAGAAGTACACTATGCCCAGTCTTTAACCCAACATTTAAAATGTGACAGTCACCCCACtgaaaagcaagatgaaaaaCAACTTTACTATTTCTATACTGCCAAATATCCAAGTGACAGTTCCTAGAAACAATGCCACTTTTTGAACAAAATAGTCTCCCCAACAGGAAGCCTTGAAATGCTGCTTTAATTTAAATTACTTCTAAACAGAACTCTTCTGGGGCAAATCCCATAGCCCAAAGTCAAGGGCTTTTACTACCAAATTCAACTGGCATTGGGATCTTACACGCTTAATATACAACAAGAAATATTTCTCACCATGCTGGCTTTCTGGCAGTTGGACAACACCCacgactgcctttttttttttaatcatcttttgtAAAATTATCAAAGGaattaaatttacattttctaTATTTTCTGTCATTGTTGAAAGTAGTATAAAGCATAAGTCTGCCTTTCTAATGGGCTTTCTTCTTTTGCCAAACTCATTTACTTAACCCCACATTTAATGCAAACGATTGTTCTACATCATGTGGCACCACAGTATGAAAATGGTAATTATAAGACAAAGCTAtttcaaaaaaaccacaaacatcTTTGTGATCAATACTGTTAAGAAAGGAAATACAGATCATAGGACAGCTTTCTTAAAATGTGTGTAAATGTTTGCCAACACATGGCAATAGCTTTCTAAACAAACTGGAACAATGATGAAATGTGACAGCTTCATatataacattatttttaaaatagtcagTACCAGCTATTAATAGGGGCTATATTTTTCAGGCAATATACCTTTTGAACTATAAAAACAAGTCCACTTGGCATAACCTGGCACACGTGAAAAGTGCTCTTCTTGGCTGTACCTCCCCACATTGCATCAGTTCAGAAGCTTTCAAGTTCTATCAGTCTCTTCAAAATTAAACCCGTTGATATATTACGTATAATACATTTTAGCTGCCTGCAAGCTTTTACTGGTAACTTTTTTCTGTCGCTATTCTTTCTCTGCTCATGTTCACCTACCATTGGAAATCTCATCACATTGAATAAAGTTTACTGAAAACTTTTTATTGTAATCAAAAAGTGACATAACAGGGCTGTAATGTATTCTGCAAATCATTCTGCTGATATTTTATAACTGATACCAGCTTTTTTCTgccaggcaattaaaaaaaattcaaatgtgaaAATTTTCACAGTACAGTAAACTCCACCCAAACTAATTAATGGTGGTTAAAAATAAGATGCCCCAGCAAAACCTCTCATGTTACATGGTCACAACTCACAATTCTGTACAAAATGTTCACTTTATAAAGCTCTGATGTAAAAATCAAATAATCAAGCAGCAATATTTTAAGTGCAGCACAGGGTCTTTCATGTCATTATTTACAAAGCTTGAACTCGTTTACATTTTAACAAAATTTAATACAGATGACTTAGGAATTAAGTCAATTTTTCTTATCTGTCATTCTATATAGTGACAGATTTAACTTTTTGGTCATCTTTCTCTTTATCTTTGCTCTTCTTAGATTTCTTCttcttgtgtttgtgtttttggcTTTTCTCCAATTCAGATTCATTTCCAGTGTGTTTCTTATGCTTCTtgtgttttttgtgtttcttgtgcttctttttatctttcttctttttcttcttcttgctgtCTTGACTCTCTCctgagctggcactgctgctgtgGCTTCGGGTCTGGCTCTCAGAAGGGCTTTGACTACGACTGCGGCtaacactggggctgctttgactttGACTTCTGCTTGCATCAGGCTGGTCaacagtaggtgctgctgtctcCTCTTTAACTTTATCAACAGGCTTTTCTTTCGGTTCTTTAGaattttttcctgcagtttcttcATCTTTTGCAGATACATTACTCTCACTGTCACTTTCATTGTAGTCTGGTACAAATGCAGCCTCATCAGTTTCTCGAGTTAAATCAGAAGAGAGCCGTGATGAGTTGCTTACCTGAGGCTTAGGCTTGATGATGCTTTTATCATTTTGCAcagtcacattttctttctcattttttgcaTCTGGTGATTCAAGTCTCAAAGATGGCTTATTACCACCTGGCTCTTTTTCTTTATTGCTCTTTACTTCTGATacatgtttctctttctctttccctgaaTTTTTATCTGGAGGTTTGTGTTCTTCCAATGAACGCTTGGAATCATGAGCAGCTTTGTGATCAGACTGCCTTCGGTCACGCGGAGGACTGTAGCTGCTCCTTTTGGAATCTCCAGTGCTCTTTTTGGATGGCTCTGCTCGTTCGTCTCTCGGTTTACTTTTCTGTCCTGATGTAGACTCTCTGTTTCGAGAAGGTGAGTCTTTTCTCCTTGCTAACTCACTCTTTTCATCTCTGCGCTTGGAACTAGAATGATCTCTGTTGCTGTCATGGTCAGATTTTTTGTCTCGGTTAGGAGTAAAGTCTTTAGCAGTGGATCCACGCACAGTATCATGTTTCTCTGAAGATCTGCTCTCTTTGGAAgattgagaaatattttttccatttccttgttCAGTCCCACGTTCCGAGTGGTCTTTTTCTGGCTGAACACTGCTCTTTctcttctcagaagtgtcctTGTCTGACAAAGAATGATCCCGGTCTTTggttttccctttttcatttgaCATCGAGCTTTTTGAACCTTTTGCATCATGCTGGGAGCTTTCATAACTTGCTTCTTTTgtagttttttgtgttttttccaaaGGCTCAGCCTCTTTTTCATTGTGTTTCACGGGGTTTGGGGGCTTAGCACTTACATTTTTTACAACACTAGCAGGTTTTCCTACATTTGAGGGTACCTGGGTAGATTTAATGTCTTCCTCTTCGGACTCAAAGTCATCTTTATCCCACTTTGATTGAGGGACCTGGATCATAATAATGACGTCTTCAGCAGGGGCGGTTATATCATTATTATACTCCTCCATGGTCTTAATAACAGTTCGTTTTGTATCTGGCTTTTCCTCAGACTTTCTAACAGGGCTTCCTCCAGTAGAACTAgtgctaagaaaaaaaacaaaaaacaaaacccatacATCAATAAGGAGTAAgatacaagcacagccatcttTTGTTAACCCCAtgatacatttttataaaatgccCTTTGTTTAAACTCTAagtcttcagtatttttttcaaaacatgttcAATTAAAGGAAGAGACAAGAGAAAGGATGAGTCCACTGGCTAAGATTATGAGCAATCAATTAATTTAGTATCTTCCTACTACACATTTAATTAACAGAGACACAAGATTATCAGATTGGAGACTGTCTGATCTGGTAATTCCTTGATGTCCTATTTCTACGAATGGTAGATTGACTAGATATACATTCTTGTTATACCATAGAAGCAAGCATCAGTGGAACAAGAAATTTGTCCAGTCAAACTGTTTTACCCTCATGTCCAAGCTCTCCtttagaaaaatgtgtttttaaagcttCTTAGAATACCAAAACAGTATCTTATGTCCCCAACAATATCTTGCGTGTTTTGAATTTGCTTAGTCCTGCTTCTTTAGCCACTGAAACATACATAGTAACTCCACATAAGATCACTTCGGTTTCACATGCCACACAATGGAATATAGTAGAGATCTCTCCAAGGTACATGCCAGAAAAGCTGGTATTGGGCTGGACACAGTGCAGCTGTGTCAACATGGTACTGTGCTCAAAGTTAAAATCAATACACAATACTGGCAACTGAGCTGGTATTTCTACAAGGTATAATTCTGTGTCGTACCAACCGAAGTATATCACTATAGTACCCTGGGATTTCTAAAAATGTAATGTATTGCATGGTATAGGTGTGGCCTGTTATCCTTGTCTTTAGCAGTAAGCTGGATTTGAGGGAAGACAAAGAAGGGACACCAATCCATCCTCTTCACCTCAAAGAGTCAAATAACTTCATCTGACAGGGTAACaaataagaggagaaaaagatCCCAGAAACAAGGGTCAAACACATCACCTATGAATTAACCTTACCAGCATTCTATGTAGTACAGACTGATTTTCTTACACAAAATTAGATTTGACCCAATTACAGTTTGATGAAACAGCTCACACATTATTCAAACACTCATTTAGAATGGATTTAGCTGTTCCTTTCATTAGTCACCATaaagattttacatttttatagtgggcggaggggggaagggagggtgagaaaaaacaggaaaagtagtAAGATACCTGGTATAATCTACGAGAGTTGAACTAGATCCATCAGCTGCCGTtacttttcttcttgcttttcctttcactttttcttgtttaactttgctgctgcttggcTCAGGTTTCTCAGCAGGTTCTTTTGCAGGTGGTACATTTTCTCCACTCACAATCTTTTTGCCAGTTTCTCGGTTAAGTTTAATCTTTTTTGCAGGGGCAGTCAGAAAAGCAGATTTATCTTTTTCTGGagttctctctgttttttcaCCATCAGGCTCAGTCTTCCCCTTTGGTGATGTTTTTGATTCAGCAGTTTCTGGTTTAGAGGCCTTTATGGAAGTGGCTTCGTGTTCTTTATCAACCTTTTcatctgcctttctctttcttttttcaggttttgcATCAGAAGGCTTGCTTTTCTCAACTGTTTTTTTAGACTTTTCATCTTTGTTGGAGGGCTTCTCTGACTTGATTTCTTTTGGATGATCCTTCTTGGCCTTTTCCTCCTTGGCTGGTCTGGTTTCTGGGTGATCTTTTGTCACTTTTGGATGAACCTTCCGTGGTGTACCAAGAGTCTTCTCGTCCTTTTGAGATGAGGATGTTTTAACACTGTCTGTCTTTGGCAActcctcctttgcttttttcGCAGGAGGTTCTGTTCGAGGAGATTTTTCGCGATCAGTGTCTACCTTCTCCTGGGAAGCTTTAGTTGGTTTTACTATACTGTCTTTCTTAGGAGGAACAGCTACTTCTGTTTTCCGTTTTGTCTTATCAACTTTCGCTTTTGgcttatccttttcttttttttccttttcagacacTGGTTTAAAAGCAATAGAATCTGCTTCCATAGGTTCGTCTCTCACAGGGGTGGCATCATCTCTATTTGGGACCATGAACAGAGAGTCTGCTTTGATGTCTTCTGCTGTAACTGGTTCTCTTGGTTTTCTTGCACCTTCTAACAACTCAGCATTGGGAAATCCTTCATTTTCATcgccttttcttctctttcggtgttttttatgtttatttcccTTGCCATCTCCCAGTGGATTTTCCACctccttttcttttgattttgtagGATCTTTGATGCCATGGCTCTCTCTTCCAGAAGGTTTTTCAGGGTAATTTCCACCTATATTACGATTTCTATGGCTTTGCCCACCAGCATAATCCTCCCTACGACCCCGAGCATATGGTGAATTCTCTCGTCTGGTTCCAGGTGGACCAAACCTCTCCGGAGAAAAGTTCTCTCTATTTACTGGAGGTCGAGGTTGAGCTCCAACAGCATAGCCCTTGTAAAACTTTTCATACCATTCTCTATAATTCCTTTCCCATTCTCtgtatctttctttttcaaatggatCTCTAAAATCGACAGATCTGCCATAGTAAGCTTTCATATCATATGGCGGAACTTCTCTGTATCTGTTAAAAtactccctttctccttccccttgtGGTATAGTCCTTTTGGTGGGAGACTGGCCTCTGAATATTGGAGATCTTGATCGTGAATGGTATCTTCTATATGGTGGTGATCTTGACCTTGAGCGGTGATAACCATGTGACCTTGATCTAGAACGATAGTTACGactttttcctttgcctcttcttgGATACGGAGGTGATCGTGAGTAGGAACGTGAATGGGAACGACTAAACGACCGAGAGtaggagcgggagcgggaagagCCTGATCTTGACTTGGAGTAGGTATATGAACTTCTAGAGTAAGATGAAGCACTATAGGGAGACTTGGAccttaaaaaaaacacaataaaaaaaaataaatgaagttaaTTCAAAACAGTTGCTCAACCcaattttttcctctcaaatttgtttttttctcctctctccataTGCTTATGTCAAAGCTTCTTTCAGCTGCTGACATAATGCTACTGCAAATTGAAGAACTCGATAACATgtaaaagtttctccttacaaGACAGAACAGCTGCTGCTTTGTTAGTGTAAAAACATATAGGAAGAGTAAGTCTAATTCCACTCACTTCTATCATATTAACTTCCATATCTATTGATTTATTTAAGGTGGTGTATACTGGCCTCTACTGGTACAAGAATGCATAAATTTTTCACTCGTCAGCAACTACATGATGTGCAAATCATTTTTGTTGCAGTAAGATGCAAAAAGAGCAAGTCTTAATGGCTACAGTGCAGTACCAAGCATCAACAGAACATGATTTAGCCTGAAGACAGTAAAGCTAAGTTTTAAAATGCTAGCTCAGTCAATTTAACTTTACTGCTTATTTGGCAATTTATGGAAAGATGTGTAATACTTTGTACTGCAATGTTACACACAGTACTACTTGATCAACACTTCTATCTAGATGTCCTAGCAAAGTTTTGCACATATCT
This region of Dromaius novaehollandiae isolate bDroNov1 chromosome 14, bDroNov1.hap1, whole genome shotgun sequence genomic DNA includes:
- the RBBP6 gene encoding E3 ubiquitin-protein ligase RBBP6 isoform X8, yielding MSCVHYKFSSKLNYDTVTFDGLHISLCDLKRQIMGREKLKAADCDLQITNAQTKEEYTDDNALIPKNSSVIVRRIPIGGVKATSKTYVISRTEPVSGTSKAIDDSSASISLAQLTKTANLAEANASEEDKIKAMMSQSGHEYDPINYMKKPLGPPPPSYTCFRCGKPGHYIKNCPTNGDKNFESVPRIKKSTGIPRSFMMEVKDPNTKGAMLTNTGKYAIPTIDAEAYAIGKKEKPPFLPEEPSSSSEEDDPIPDELLCLICKDIMNDAVVIPCCGNSYCDECIRTALLESEEHTCPTCHQTDVSPDALIANKFLRQAVNNFKNETGYTKRLRKQIQQQQQQQPPPPPPPPPPLMRQTITRNLQPLLRPTISRQQDPLMIPLAALSSHSAAALSLAPGHSAMAAALPVNPSSAAVSDLPPAVSLSLRSEKPDGPFHDPDTVLPPAALVTASELVKSSSVLSIGSLMEEKGYQVPVLRQPALQSLLGSQGQSIPTTGQPMRASTVRSAGSRPGWEPSSNRGRPHSERTQRTQAPTLPASTPVFVPVPPPPLYPPPPHALPLPPGVPPPQFPPQFPPGQPPSAGYTVPPPGYPPAPANMSSAWVPTAVPTAHSNTIPTTQAPPLSREEFYREQRRLKEESKSPYSASSYSRSSYTYSKSRSGSSRSRSYSRSFSRSHSRSYSRSPPYPRRGKGKSRNYRSRSRSHGYHRSRSRSPPYRRYHSRSRSPIFRGQSPTKRTIPQGEGEREYFNRYREVPPYDMKAYYGRSVDFRDPFEKERYREWERNYREWYEKFYKGYAVGAQPRPPVNRENFSPERFGPPGTRRENSPYARGRREDYAGGQSHRNRNIGGNYPEKPSGRESHGIKDPTKSKEKEVENPLGDGKGNKHKKHRKRRKGDENEGFPNAELLEGARKPREPVTAEDIKADSLFMVPNRDDATPVRDEPMEADSIAFKPVSEKEKKEKDKPKAKVDKTKRKTEVAVPPKKDSIVKPTKASQEKVDTDREKSPRTEPPAKKAKEELPKTDSVKTSSSQKDEKTLGTPRKVHPKVTKDHPETRPAKEEKAKKDHPKEIKSEKPSNKDEKSKKTVEKSKPSDAKPEKRKRKADEKVDKEHEATSIKASKPETAESKTSPKGKTEPDGEKTERTPEKDKSAFLTAPAKKIKLNRETGKKIVSGENVPPAKEPAEKPEPSSSKVKQEKVKGKARRKVTAADGSSSTLVDYTSTSSTGGSPVRKSEEKPDTKRTVIKTMEEYNNDITAPAEDVIIMIQVPQSKWDKDDFESEEEDIKSTQVPSNVGKPASVVKNVSAKPPNPVKHNEKEAEPLEKTQKTTKEASYESSQHDAKGSKSSMSNEKGKTKDRDHSLSDKDTSEKRKSSVQPEKDHSERGTEQGNGKNISQSSKESRSSEKHDTVRGSTAKDFTPNRDKKSDHDSNRDHSSSKRRDEKSELARRKDSPSRNRESTSGQKSKPRDERAEPSKKSTGDSKRSSYSPPRDRRQSDHKAAHDSKRSLEEHKPPDKNSGKEKEKHVSEVKSNKEKEPGGNKPSLRLESPDAKNEKENVTVQNDKSIIKPKPQVSNSSRLSSDLTRETDEAAFVPDYNESDSESNVSAKDEETAGKNSKEPKEKPVDKVKEETAAPTVDQPDASRSQSQSSPSVSRSRSQSPSESQTRSHSSSASSGESQDSKKKKKKKDKKKHKKHKKHKKHKKHTGNESELEKSQKHKHKKKKSKKSKDKEKDDQKVKSVTI